Proteins co-encoded in one Waddlia chondrophila WSU 86-1044 genomic window:
- the secA gene encoding preprotein translocase subunit SecA: MISFFKKLFGTAQDRIVRRYSKLVSKVNEWDEKYKSLSDEQLQAKTDEFKQRLKSGELLDNLLPEAFGAIKNACRRHVGTEVHVSGYHQQWDMVPYDVQIIGAISLHNGNISEMHTGEGKTLTAIMPLYLNALTEKPVHLVTVNDYLAARDCEWVGSILHWMGISTGALTNDTPLEERRELYKKDVVYGTASEFGFDYLRDNSMAKRKEELVQRGHYYAIIDEVDSILIDEARTPLIISGPAPESRQMYDELKAGVSELVRRQRDLCSKLASEAKKVIDLGDRSEAQDKSQTKEEKQREEEAFRKLWLVSKGTPRNKILKRIRENPDARAAIDEWDLYYYSDSNKEEKAEKLSELYVVVDEKSSEYELTDRGIAMWHEFTHGDGQGEDFVMLDISEEYLKIDLDNSLTDEEKMQKRLEIQEEDAKRKERAHNLRQMLRAHLLMEKDVDYIVQDEKIVIIDENTGRPQPGRRFSDGLHQAIEAKEGLKIQKETQTYATITLQNFFRMYEKLAGMTGTAITEAGEFKQIYKMEVLEIPTHRPCIRKDFNDEIYMTEREKYNAILKDVKEIHELGRPILIGTESVEVSEKLSRIFRQNKLEHTVLNAKNHMKEAEIIAEAGRRGAITIATNMAGRGTDIKLEKGIAELGGLYVIGTTRHQSRRIDRQLRGRCARQGDPGSSRFYVSFEDSLLRLFASPRMTQILKKFRPPEGEPISATILNKSIETAQKRVEQRNYTIRKHTLEYDDVMNKQRQEIYEFRNDILQTDLIEEVACELIEHVCVDAAEEHFHSRTDEQGWDPEGFRNWIMTQFPVSFEEGEFDDDHSDTEELAQKAVNVIIDAFRKRLENENAKVAYDLPEGVQAPSKPANEALRHLMIRKIDKDWKEHLLTMDHLRSDVNMRAVGQRDPLMEFKHEAFRLFDLFGKKVRKEITHDLFRFEIIAPEAQEIEQLLNRLQMERNRSFLSDFGEQVPKSITEGAPSPMPYEAMKPTEFNQQEVEKELPVTVPPKTGRNDPCPCGSGKKYKKCCGIHQADE, encoded by the coding sequence ATGATCAGTTTTTTCAAGAAATTATTCGGAACAGCACAAGACCGCATTGTCCGCCGCTACTCGAAACTCGTCTCCAAAGTCAACGAATGGGATGAAAAATACAAATCGTTAAGCGATGAACAACTACAAGCAAAAACTGACGAATTCAAGCAGCGCTTGAAAAGTGGTGAATTGCTGGACAATTTGCTGCCCGAAGCGTTCGGAGCGATCAAAAACGCCTGCCGTCGCCATGTGGGAACTGAAGTGCATGTCTCCGGTTATCACCAGCAGTGGGACATGGTCCCCTATGATGTTCAGATCATCGGCGCAATTTCTCTGCACAATGGCAACATTTCTGAAATGCACACGGGAGAGGGAAAAACGCTGACGGCCATCATGCCTCTTTACCTCAACGCCCTGACAGAAAAGCCCGTGCATTTGGTCACCGTCAACGACTACTTGGCTGCACGCGACTGCGAATGGGTGGGATCTATTTTGCACTGGATGGGAATCTCAACAGGGGCTCTGACCAACGACACCCCACTGGAAGAGCGCCGTGAGCTCTATAAAAAGGATGTCGTCTACGGCACTGCCTCAGAATTTGGTTTCGACTATCTGCGCGACAACTCCATGGCTAAACGCAAAGAGGAACTCGTCCAAAGAGGACACTATTACGCCATCATCGATGAAGTCGATTCCATCTTGATCGATGAAGCCAGGACGCCGCTGATCATTTCCGGGCCCGCTCCTGAAAGCCGGCAGATGTACGACGAGCTCAAAGCAGGCGTTTCGGAATTGGTGCGCCGGCAACGCGACCTCTGTTCAAAATTGGCTTCCGAGGCAAAAAAAGTGATCGACCTAGGCGATCGTTCAGAAGCACAGGACAAATCGCAAACAAAAGAGGAAAAACAAAGAGAAGAAGAAGCGTTCCGCAAGCTATGGTTAGTCAGCAAAGGAACTCCGCGCAACAAGATTCTCAAACGCATTAGGGAAAACCCCGATGCGCGTGCAGCCATTGACGAATGGGATCTCTATTATTATTCGGACAGCAACAAAGAAGAAAAGGCGGAGAAGCTTTCTGAGCTGTACGTCGTCGTTGATGAGAAAAGCAGTGAATACGAGCTCACCGACAGGGGAATTGCGATGTGGCATGAGTTCACCCATGGAGATGGCCAAGGCGAAGATTTTGTCATGCTGGACATCAGTGAGGAATATCTAAAAATCGATCTCGACAATTCTCTGACCGACGAAGAGAAAATGCAGAAACGCTTGGAGATCCAGGAAGAAGACGCAAAACGCAAGGAACGTGCACACAATTTGCGCCAAATGCTGCGGGCTCATCTCTTGATGGAAAAGGATGTCGATTACATTGTCCAGGACGAAAAAATCGTCATCATTGATGAAAATACAGGCCGCCCTCAGCCAGGCCGCCGTTTTTCTGACGGCTTGCATCAAGCGATTGAAGCGAAAGAGGGGCTAAAAATTCAAAAGGAAACGCAAACCTACGCAACAATTACCCTGCAAAATTTCTTCCGCATGTACGAAAAACTGGCAGGAATGACAGGAACAGCGATCACCGAAGCTGGAGAATTCAAACAAATTTACAAAATGGAGGTGTTGGAAATTCCAACCCACCGTCCCTGTATCCGCAAAGACTTTAATGACGAAATCTACATGACGGAACGGGAGAAGTACAACGCAATCCTTAAAGACGTCAAGGAAATCCACGAATTAGGACGCCCCATTTTGATCGGAACAGAATCGGTCGAAGTTTCCGAAAAGCTTTCCCGCATCTTCCGTCAGAACAAACTAGAGCACACCGTTCTCAATGCGAAAAATCACATGAAAGAGGCGGAAATCATTGCTGAGGCGGGCCGCAGAGGTGCAATCACCATCGCTACAAACATGGCAGGCCGCGGAACAGATATCAAATTGGAAAAAGGGATCGCTGAATTAGGGGGGCTTTATGTCATTGGAACAACTCGGCACCAGTCGCGGCGCATTGACAGACAGCTAAGAGGGCGTTGCGCCAGGCAAGGAGATCCTGGATCTTCCCGTTTCTACGTCTCGTTTGAGGACTCTCTGTTACGCTTATTTGCCTCTCCGCGGATGACTCAGATCCTGAAAAAATTCCGCCCGCCCGAGGGAGAGCCCATTTCAGCAACAATTTTGAACAAATCGATCGAAACGGCGCAAAAAAGGGTAGAACAGCGCAACTACACAATCCGCAAGCATACCCTGGAATACGACGATGTCATGAACAAGCAAAGGCAGGAAATCTATGAATTTCGGAACGATATCCTGCAAACGGATTTAATTGAAGAAGTTGCCTGCGAATTGATCGAACACGTCTGCGTTGATGCCGCTGAAGAGCATTTCCATAGCCGTACAGATGAACAGGGCTGGGATCCTGAGGGCTTCCGCAACTGGATCATGACACAATTTCCGGTCTCTTTTGAAGAGGGAGAATTCGACGATGATCACTCCGACACTGAAGAGCTCGCCCAAAAAGCAGTCAATGTAATTATCGACGCATTCCGCAAGCGATTGGAAAACGAAAACGCCAAAGTGGCCTACGACCTTCCCGAAGGGGTGCAAGCACCCTCCAAGCCGGCCAACGAAGCGCTGCGCCATCTGATGATCAGAAAAATTGACAAGGACTGGAAAGAGCATCTATTAACCATGGATCACTTGAGATCCGATGTCAACATGCGGGCAGTCGGCCAGCGAGACCCTCTGATGGAGTTCAAACATGAAGCGTTTCGCCTGTTCGATCTGTTTGGGAAGAAAGTGCGCAAAGAGATCACGCATGATCTCTTCCGTTTTGAAATTATTGCTCCCGAAGCACAAGAGATCGAGCAGCTTCTCAACCGTCTTCAAATGGAGCGTAACCGCTCTTTCCTAAGCGATTTTGGAGAACAGGTGCCGAAATCTATAACGGAAGGAGCCCCTTCCCCCATGCCTTATGAAGCGATGAAGCCAACAGAGTTCAATCAACAAGAAGTTGAAAAAGAGCTACCGGTAACTGTTCCTCCAAAAACGGGGCGCAATGATCCTTGTCCTTGCGGCAGCGGAAAAAAATATAAAAAATGCTGCGGCATCCATCAGGCTGACGAATAA